The Anas platyrhynchos isolate ZD024472 breed Pekin duck chromosome Z, IASCAAS_PekinDuck_T2T, whole genome shotgun sequence genome includes a window with the following:
- the ITGA2 gene encoding integrin alpha-2 yields MGFAALPPLLLALGILHNCCEAYNVRLLDAKIFSGPSAEQFGYAVQQFVNDQGKWLLVGSPWSGYPSNRTGDIYACPVGTPKTTCNKLNLEALINIPNVTEIKEDMNLGLTLIQNSKTGGFLTCGPLWAQQCGRQYYATGVCSEISPSFQILRSFSPAVQKCSSVIDIVVVCDESNSIYPWDAVRAFLKKFVQGLDIGLNKTQVGLIQYANDPRVVFNLNTYQTKDEVVKAMERTSQKGGDLTNTFKAIDNARQYAFSPESGGRPTATKVMVVVTDGESHDGSNLKTVIGKCNEDNITRFGIAVLGYLIRHELDTKNLIKEIKGIASHPTEKYFFNVSSEAALLEEAGTLGERIFSIEGTDQGDTFQMEMSQVGFSAYYSGKKDVLLLGAVGAYDWSGTVVQESSDRVTMFPSNVFEKILQDRNHSSYLGYSVAVLSTQSSVYFVAGAPRSNYTGRVVVYDVDRHGNIAIVQSQRGEQIGSYFGSVVCSVDVNKDFVTDVLLVGAPMFMNDLKKEEGRVYMFSITKGILDQQELLEGPQGSENARFGSAITALADIDLDGFNDVVIGAPLENQNSGAIYIYNGFQKSIRTKYSQKILGSDPAFGKQLQFFGRSVDGHRDLNDDDITDVSVGADGKAVLLWSQSIANVSIIASFKPEKISLLNKNTEITVKICFQATFRPANRNNQVAIKYNATLDADLQSSRVTSRGLFKENNERYMQRDLLVRHEENCVHDIFSVQEPSDAVNSLSLRVDIGLTNPGSSPVLDIYSPTSVAYSIPFIKDCGEDELCICDLVLKVQQRGDHSKQQFIVSSKNKRLTFNVNLRNKRENAYNTRIQATFSDNLFFASSSLPSDGTEVSCQTGTTQTTVICQISYPVFRTGQQVSFDISFDFNLKNLQNMAVLSFHALSESNEEQEQDNQISLSIPLRYDAEIHFTRLANINFYEVYSGHNIPSTVNNFEDIGPAFNFSVKVTTGGIPVKMATVKILLPELTNKDNPLMYLTAIDTDQARGVTCQAQINPLQIGKRPYSASFKKENFRALKEMNCKNAKCSTITCKLEDLVLKGEYFVNVSTRIWNGTFAASTFQTLQLSAEAEINTHNTDLFMIGENTLTIPVTVMKPDEKAEIPIGVVIGSILAGLLLLLILVAVLWKVGFFKRQYEKMTQDIEDIDEITELTKDKD; encoded by the exons GTTATTGGTTGGTTCACCCTGGAGTGGCTATCCATCTAACAGAACTGGAGATATCTATGCATGTCCTGTTGGTACCCCCAAAACCACGTGTAACAAATTGAATTTAGAAG ctttaataAATATTCCAAATGTGACTGAGATAAAGGAAGACATGAACCTTGGCTTGACTCTGATCCAGAACTCAAAAACAGGAGGATTTTTG acttgtGGTCCCTTGTGGGCACAGCAGTGTGGAAGGCAATACTATGCTACAGGAGTGTGTTCTGAAATCAGTCCAAGTTTCCAGATCCTAAGAAGCTTTTCTCCTGCTGTTCAAA agtgTTCTTCTGTCATAGATATTGTGGTGGTTTGTGATGAGTCAAACAGTATTTATCCCTGGGATGCTGTGCGGgcatttttgaagaaatttgTACAAGGCTTAGATATAGGCCTTAACAAAACCCAG GTGGGTTTAATTCAGTATGCTAATGATCCCCGGGTGGTGTTCAACTTGAATACATATCAAACAAAGGATGAGGTTGTTAAAGCAATGGAGAGAACATCCCAGAAGGGAGGAGATCTGACTAATACTTTCAAAGCCATTGACAATGCAAG ACAGTATGCCTTCTCACCTGAATCAGGAGGACGCCCTACAGCTACCAAAGTAATGGTTGTTGTGACAGATGGTGAATCACATGATGGCTCCAATTTGAAAACTGTGATAGGTAAATGTAATGAAGACAATATAACCAGATTTGGCATTGCT GTTTTGGGATACTTAATCAGACATGAACTTGATACTAAAAACTTAATTAAAGAAATCAAAGGAATTGCTAGCCATCCAacagaaaagtatttctttaaTGTATCATCTGAGGCTGCGCTACTGGAAGAAGCAGGAACACTTGGAGAACGCATTTTTAGCATAGAAG GTACAGATCAAGGTGATACATTCCAAATGGAAATGTCACAGGTGGGCTTCAGTGCATATTACTCAGGAAAAAAG gatgttctgctgctgggtgctgttGGGGCTTATGACTGGAGTGGAACAGTGGTTCAGGAGTCTTCAGACAGAGTCACCATGTTTCCAAGCAATGTGTTTGAGAAAATACTGCAGGACAGAAATCATAGTTCATATCTAG GTTATTCTGTTGCTGTTCTCTCAACTCAGAGCTCTGTCTATTTTGTTGCTGGTGCACCCAGATCCAACTACACTGGCAGAGTAGTGGTTTATGATGTTGATAGACATGGTAATATTGCAATTGTGCAGTCCCAGAGAGGCGAGCAG ATTGGTTCCTACTTTGGCAGCGTGGTGTGTTCGGTGGATGTTAACAAAGATTTTGTGACAGATGTGCTGCTTGTAGGTGCACCAATGTTTATGAATGAcctgaagaaagaggaagggagagtgTACATGTTTTCCATCACAAAG ggAATTTTGGATCAGCAGGAACTCTTGGAAGGTCCACAAGGGTCAGAAAATGCTCGCTTTGGATCAGCAATCACAGCACTTGCAGACATTGATTTGGATGGCTTTAATGATGTTGTCATAGGTGCACCACTGGAAAACCAAAACTCCGGAGCAATTTATATTTACAATGGATTTCAAAAGAGTATACGTACCAAATATTCTCAG AAAATTTTAGGATCGGATCCTGCTTTTGGAAAACAGCTCCAATTCTTTGGAAGATCAGTAGATGGCCATAGAGACTTAAATGACGATGACATTACTGATGTATCAGTTGGTGCTGATGGAAAAGCGGTTCTGCTTTG gtcACAAAGCATTGCAAATGTGTCTATAATTGCCTCATTTAAACCTGAGAAAATCAGTCTGCTGAACAAGAACACAGAAATAACtgtcaaaatatgttttcaggCTACATTTAGACCTGCTAACAGAAATAATCAAGTGG CTATAAAGTATAACGCAACACTGGATGCAGATCTCCAGTCCTCTAGAGTGACTTCCAGAGGATTGTTCAAAGAGAATAATGAAAGGTACATGCAGAGGGATCTTCTGGTACGTCATGAAGAGAATTGTGTTCATGACATCTTCAGTGTACAG GAACCTTCTGATGCAGTGAATTCCCTTAGTTTGCGTGTTGACATTGGCCTTACAAATCCTGGCTCCAGTCCTGTCCTTGATATATATTCTCCAACATCTGTGGCATACAGT ATTCCTTTCATTAAAGACTGTGGTGAAGATGAACTTTGCATCTGTGATCTTGTTCTGAAAGTCCAGCAGAGGGGAGATCACAG CAAACAGCAGTTCATTGtcagcagcaaaaacaaaagactAACATTCAATGTGAACttgagaaataaaagagaaaatgcataTAATACCAGAATCCAGGCTACATTTTCAGACAACTTGTTTTTTGCTTCTTCGTCTTTACCG agcgATGGGACTGAAGTCTCATGTCAGACAGGAACAACACAAACTACAGTCATTTGCCAAATAAGCTATCCAGTTTTCCGAACAGGACAACAG GTATCTTTTGATATTAGTTTTGATTTTAACctgaaaaatcttcagaatatgGCAGTTCTAAGTTTTCATGCCTTGAG TGAAAGCAATGAAGAGCAAGAACAGGACAACCAGATCAGCTTATCAATTCCTTTGCGGTATGATGCAGAAATTCACTTCACAAG GCTTGCCAACATCAACTTCTATGAAGTATACTCTGGTCATAACATTCCTTCCACTGTGAATAATTTTGAAGATATTGGCCCCGCATTCAACTTCTCAGTTAAG GTAACAACAGGAGGAATTCCTGTGAAGATGGCAACTGTGAAAATCCTTCTTCCAGAGCTGACCAACAAAGACAACCCATTGATGTACCTAACTGCAATTGACACAGATCAG GCCAGAGGTGTTACTTGTCAAGCTCAGATAAATCCACTGCAAATAGGAAAAAGACCTTACTCTGCATCCTTCAAGAAAGAGAATTTCAGAGCTTTGAAAGAAATG AACTGTAAAAATGCAAAGTGCAGTACCATCACATGCAAACTGGAAGACCTTGTGCTGAAAGGAGAGTATTTTGTGAATGTCTCCACCCGGATCTGGAATGGTACTTTTGCTGCT TCAACTTTCCAGACATTGCAACTCTCCGCAGAGGCAGAAATCAATACACAtaacactgatttatttatgaTTGGAGAGAATACCCTAACT ATCCCAGTTACAGTAATGAAGCCAGATGAGAAAGCTGAGATACCCATTGGTGTTGTGATTGGCAGTATATTGGCTGGACTCCTCTTGCTGTTAATACTGGTTGCTGTTTTATGGAAA GTTGGCTTCTTCAAGAGACAGTATGAAAAAATGACACAGGATATAGAAGATATTGATGAAATTACAGAACTCACAAAGGACAAAGACTGA